A part of Drosophila ananassae strain 14024-0371.13 chromosome 2R, ASM1763931v2, whole genome shotgun sequence genomic DNA contains:
- the LOC6506124 gene encoding phosrestin-2-like produces the protein MHIQPNSSPSVVLQHRGSDESKPCGIQYFVKMFPLSSDCVQSHHRSTIKQVVRKKLLAGRAQAGGPHGEKIAVSICVRNCSQKVVKKVKVMMQQHINEMLFSKSKFCSTITSTETSMGFSVNPGSSHQKVMYLVPTLATNCDRRRIALDGNINRKGTALASTTLIGSPDEWDAIRINMSYTVKVELF, from the exons ATGCATATACAGCCCAACTCATCGCCCTCTGTGGTGCTTCAGCATCGAGGCAGCGATGAGAGTAAACCCTGTGGCATCCAGTACTTCGTGAAAATGTTCCCCTTGTCCAGCGACTGCGTCCAGTCGCATCACCGCAGCACCATCAAGCAGGTCGTTCGCAAG AAACTTCTGGCAGGGCGAGCTCAAGCTGGGGGTCCCCATGGAGAGAAAATCGCCGTTAGCATCTGTGTACGCAACTGCTCCCAAAAGGTGGTTAAGAAGGTCAAGGTCATGATGCAGCAGCACATCAATGAGATGCTTTTTTCAAAGAGTAAGTTTTGCAGCACGATCACCAGCACGGAGACCAGCATGGGCTTCTCCGTAAATCCGGGATCTAGCCATCAGAAGGTGATGTACCTGGTGCCCACTTTGGCGACCAACTGCGACAGAAGACGCATCGCCCTCGATGGAAATATTAATCGAAAGGGCACTGCTCTAGCCTCGACCACACT CATTGGCAGTCCGGATGAATGGGATGCCATCAGAATTAATATGTCCTACACTGTGAAAGTAGAGCTCTTCTGA